The following are from one region of the Quercus robur chromosome 1, dhQueRobu3.1, whole genome shotgun sequence genome:
- the LOC126729178 gene encoding transcription factor PCL1, translated as MLMKMSEYEFLGGQNGGGGDEDRVTEWEVGLPGVDDLTPLSQLLISPELASAFSISPEPYRTAVEVNRASQTTFSTLRGFNHSTAKGSLFEMTDPDPDPDQDPMVVEAEENETTDRDGSGSDPKRSRKDDEGCVEIEVEEADSALRNNENDESSAAAERAVKRPRLVWTPQLHKRFVDVVGHLGIKNAVPKTIMQLMNVEGLTRENVASHLQKYRLYLKRQQGGGGGGGGGGGGGLFSDGPSSTSTSTSDHLFASTTPLLPNYHMPSMMPQMLGHMGMPPMGHHHQYNMFQQQQQQSGNSNYQYGSHPIAPNEN; from the coding sequence atgttgatgaagatgaGCGAGTACGAATTCTTGGGCGGCCAAAATGGCGGCGGCGGCGATGAGGACAGAGTGACGGAGTGGGAGGTTGGGCTACCGGGAGTCGATGATTTGACGCCGTTATCGCAGCTGTTGATATCGCCGGAGCTGGCTTCGGCGTTCAGTATTTCGCCGGAACCCTACAGGACCGCCGTAGAAGTCAACCGCGCGTCGCAAACAACGTTCTCGACTCTCCGTGGGTTCAACCACTCGACGGCGAAGGGGTCGCTGTTCGAAATGACGGATCCGGATCCTGACCCGGACCAGGACCCGATGGTCGTGGAGGCGGAGGAGAACGAGACTACCGATCGAGACGGGTCCGGGTCGGATCCGAAAAGATCGAGAAAAGACGACGAGGGTTGTGTGGAAATAGAAGTAGAAGAAGCCGATTCGGCACTCCGTAACAACGAGAACGACGAGTCGTCGGCGGCGGCGGAGAGGGCGGTAAAACGGCCGCGTTTGGTTTGGACCCCACAGCTACACAAGCGATTCGTGGACGTGGTGGGCCACCTGGGGATCAAAAACGCGGTTCCGAAAACAATCATGCAGCTGATGAACGTGGAAGGCTTGACTCGCGAGAACGTCGCCAGTCATCTCCAGAAATATCGCCTCTACCTCAAGCGACAGCaaggcggcggcggcggcggcggaggCGGAGGAGGAGGTGGGTTGTTTTCCGATGGGCCGTCGTCGACCTCCACTTCCACCTCCGATCATCTCTTCGCTTCCACTACTCCTCTCCTGCCTAATTATCACATGCCCTCCATGATGCCTCAAATGCTCGGCCACATGGGTATGCCACCCATGGGTCATCATCATCAGTACAATATGTTCcagcagcaacagcaacagTCTGGGAATAGTAATTATCAATATGGGTCTCATCCTATTGCGCCTAATGAGAATTGA